The Buchnera aphidicola (Cavariella theobaldi) DNA window ATATTGATAGCCGTATTCGGCGTTTTCAATCTTTTGGTGATTTTAGCATCGTACCTGCTCCGCATTTTGCATTAGGATTTCCAGTATACGCCACGTGGACATCTCCTATTCGTAAATATAGTGATATGATTAATCATCGTTTGTTAAAATCAATTATACAAAACAAAAAAGCCAGACAGCCAAATGAAGAAATTAAATTTAAGATAAATGATCAAAGACGTCGTAACAGAATAGCAGAAAGAGAAGTATCAGATTGGCTTTATGTTCTTTTTTTACAACAAAAAGAATATAGAGATAATAAATTTAATGCTGAAATAATAGATATCACTAGAAGTGGTATGCGAGCGCGATTAATAGAAAATGGTGCTAATGTATTTATTCCTGGAACATTTTTGCATTCAGTAAGGGAAGAATTACATTTTAATATAGAAAAAGGAATCGTATTAATTAATGGTTCTGTACAGTATCAGGTATCTGATATAATTTCCGTGGTATTACAAGATATTCGATTAGAAAATCGTAATATTATTGCAAAACCAAATTTTTAATTTTTTATTTTAAAATATTTTTTAAAAACCAATATATATTATAAAATAATAATAATGTGAGAAAACAGTATAATATGAATATTTCAATTTTTGATTTATCTATATATATAAAATTTTTTGTTAGTTTATGTGCGCTAGTTAATCCGATTGGAATGATTCCTCTTTTTACCAGTATGACTCATTATCAAACGATTGCAGAAAAAACAAAAACAAATTTCATTGCTAATTCTTCAGCGGCTTTAATTTTATTAATATCACTTTTTTTTGGAAATTCAATTTTAAATTTTTTTGGAATTTCCGTTAATTCATTTCGTATTGCTGGAGGAATATTAATTATTAGTATTGCTTATTCTATGATTACAGGATCTTTTACAAAGAAAATATCCATACAAAATAATAATAATGAAAAAAAAGATACAGAAAATATCAGTGTAGTGCCTTTGGCAATGCCTTTAATTGCAGGGCCTGGTGCTATTAGTTCAACTATTGCTTGGAGTATTAATTATTCTACATGGACAAATTTAATAGGATGTAGTTTAGTTATTATCTTTTTTTCGTTTTTTTGCTGGCTATGTTTTCGCGCCGCTCCGTGTGCAATAAAAATTTTAGGAAAAACTGGAATCAATATTGTAACACGCATTATGGGTCTTTTATTAATGTCTTTAGGAATAGAATTTATTAGTGTCGGTATTAAATCTATAATATCAGGAATTCTAGGATAACAAAAAATTCATTATAAATATTAAATATTTTAACAAATTATAATTTAGTATTGGATCTTTATTTGAAAAATAATATTATTTTATTACGCGATTTAGGAAGAAAACATTGGCTAGATACATTTTACAGAATGCATTTTTTTACAAAAAATCGTGATTTTAATACTGTAGATGAGATTTGGTTTGTAGAACATTATCCTATTTTTACTCATGGTCAAATTCCAAAAAAAGAAAATGTAATTTTTTCACATAACATCCCAATAGTACAATCAGATCGAGGTGGACAAATTACATATCATGGCCCTGGACAACAAGTAATTTATTTTTTAATTAATATTAGACGCCGAAAAATGGGAATTCGGCATTTGATTAATATTATGCAAGATGTTGTTAAAGATACATTAAATAATTTTTTAATTTATGCATATACACAAAAAAAATTACCAGGTGTATATGTAAAGAATAAAAAAATTTCTT harbors:
- the lipB gene encoding lipoyl(octanoyl) transferase LipB; the encoded protein is MKNNIILLRDLGRKHWLDTFYRMHFFTKNRDFNTVDEIWFVEHYPIFTHGQIPKKENVIFSHNIPIVQSDRGGQITYHGPGQQVIYFLINIRRRKMGIRHLINIMQDVVKDTLNNFLIYAYTQKKLPGVYVKNKKISSIGLRITNGHTLHGLSLNIDMDLIPFNYIYPCGDRDVKMTQIKDLNCQITVEDVKILLIKQLSYHFQAEIVNIQ
- a CDS encoding YchE family NAAT transporter, yielding MNISIFDLSIYIKFFVSLCALVNPIGMIPLFTSMTHYQTIAEKTKTNFIANSSAALILLISLFFGNSILNFFGISVNSFRIAGGILIISIAYSMITGSFTKKISIQNNNNEKKDTENISVVPLAMPLIAGPGAISSTIAWSINYSTWTNLIGCSLVIIFFSFFCWLCFRAAPCAIKILGKTGINIVTRIMGLLLMSLGIEFISVGIKSIISGILG